One part of the Prionailurus bengalensis isolate Pbe53 chromosome B2, Fcat_Pben_1.1_paternal_pri, whole genome shotgun sequence genome encodes these proteins:
- the LOC122490441 gene encoding butyrophilin-like protein 1 — protein MWEAWRFVGSDHQASKRTSRKNLVSLASSHALYRICSPVDICSGSLTECHFFQNSERHYTMKTGGRNSSSLVSLAQQLSEIYNVGPSLPFSLPSATVTVNQEIFHQNNSDPERKENFKEETHDLSLRDKQGDCNLITLNQEDFTSGKHYWEVDVKDADEWTLGIYENPTDSRELSEDLQNKKFRVLEKKGCEYRALTYCLQNISLQECLLIKKCPQKIVIFLDYEDNDISFYDMIEGTHIFSFTQASFSGSLYPYFNLKSMKLSL, from the exons ATGTGGGAAGCTTGGAGATTTGTGGGCAGTGATCATCAGGCCTCTAAG AGAACCTCAAGAAAGAACTTGGTGAGTCTTGCTTCTTCTCATGCCCTGTATAGAATTTGCTCCCCTGTCGACATCTGTTCTGGGTCTCTCACTGAATGTCATTTCTTTCAGAACAGCGAAAGGCACTATACCATGAAG ACTGGAGGAAGGAACAGTTCCAGCCTG GTTTCGCTTGCACAACAACTTTCTGAAATATATAATGttggcccttcccttcccttttctttaccCTCAGCCACTGTGACTGTAAATCAGGAAATCTTTCATCAGAATAATTCTGacccagagagaaaagagaacttcAAAGAGGAAACACACGATCTATCTCTCAGGGATAAGCAAGGAGACTGCAACCTTATCACACTGAATCAGGAAGACTTCACCTCAGGAAAACATTACTGGGAAGTGGATGTTAAGGACGCTGATGAGTGGACTCTAGGCATTTATGAGAATCCCACAGACAGCAGGGAGTTATCCGAAGATCTACAAAACAAGAAATTCAGAGTCTTAGAGAAGAAAGGATGTGAATACAGGGCTCTCACCTATTGCCTCCAAAACATTTCTCTGCAAGAGTGTCTCTTGATAAAAAAGTGTCCACAAAAGATTGTGATTTTTTTGGATTATGAGGATAATGACATTTCTTTCTATGACATGATTGAGGGTACCCACATCTTCTCCTTCACCCAGGCAAGTTTCTCTGGGTCACTCTATCCTTACTTCAACCTTAAATCCATGAAGCTCTCCTTATAG